DNA sequence from the Methanococcus maripaludis genome:
TGGAAGTAAATTTAATTAAGCTGTATTCTACTGTTGTTGATTCCTCACCGTGGAGTAAATCGTGGTCTTCTACAGGGTTTTCACATTTAGGACAGTATCTTACAGGGTGTGAACCTTTTGTAATGTGCCCCATTTCTTTTAAGTTGTAAAATTGCCATTCTATGAACTTACTGAATACTTTATCATCAGTTTTGAAGTTTCTTCTCCAATCGAGTGAAAATCCCATTCTTTTAAATGCTTCTGTTGCTTTTTTTGAAAAACATTCAACTATTGCTTCAGGGGTGTTTAATTTTAAGAGTTCATCCATCGGAATGTTGTGTAAATTATTGTAAGCCCAGATAATATCTTTTTTTCTCTCTTTAATCTGGTTTGCTAAGCCCAAAATAGGAGTTCCAGTAACGTGAAATCCAAAAGTCCAGAGCACGTTTTTATTTTTCATTCTCTGATATCTTGCAATTGTTTCAGGAATTGTAAATGTTCTTAAGTGTCCTGCATGAAGCACCCCGTTTAAATATGGGAATGCAGCTGTTATGAAAAATTTATCCCTTGAATCGTGTTCCGCTTCAAAAATTTTAGCTTCTGTCCATTTTTTCTGCCATTTGTCCATTATTTTAATTAAATCAACGGATTTATGGCCTGTTTCTCCAATTACTTCTTTCTGATCCATATTTCTCACTCTTTTATCTTAAAATCTATCTTCCAATTATTTATGCAAACATTAACAACATTTTTAGAGATAAAATTAAATATTTATCAAATACTCATCAATTTAGCAATATTTTCATAAATTATATAAATATATTTTATAAATAGTCTGTCATGTTAGATGCATATGCATGAAATAATTATGTAAGTTATTTTACTGCTTATTTTATATTAAAAATATTAAAACACGTTAATTCTAAAGATAACTATTTACGGTGAAAAAAATGGAATTTTCTGAATGGTACAGCGACATATTAGAAAAAGCCGGAATTTACGACTTAAGATATCCAATAAAAGGATGCGGAGTTTACCTCCCATACGGTTTTAAAATCAGGAGATATTCTTTTGAAATTTTAAGAAAATTACTCGATGAAACCGGTCACGATGAAACACTCTTTCCAATGTTAATACCTGAAAATTTGCTTGCAAAAGAAGGAGAACACATCAAAGGGTTTGAAGATGAAGTTTTCTGGGTAACTCATGGGGGAAAAACTCCATTGGAAGTAAAACTTGCATTAAGGCCCACATCTGAAACTACAATGTACTACATGATGAAGCAGTGGATCAAAGTGCATACTGACCTTCCATTAAAACTCTACCAAGTAGTAAACACTTTCAGGTACGAAACAAAGCATACGAGGCCATTAATCAGGTTACGAGAAATAATGAGTTTTAAAGAAGCACACACAGCTCATGCAACAAAAAAAGAATGTGATGCACAGATTGAAGAAGCACTAACGCTCTACAAAGCATTTTTTGATGAAATCGGTGTTCCATACGTAATTTCTAAAAGGCCAGAATGGGATAAATTCCCAGGAGCGGACTACACAATGGCATTTGATACAATATATCCTGATGGAAAAACAATGCAGATTGGAACAGTTCACAATCTTGGTCAAAACTTTGCAAAAACTTTTGAACTTGAATTTGAAACTCCTGATGGCGAAAAGGATTTCGTGTACCAAACATGCTACGGAATTTCCGATAGGGCAATTGCATCATTAATTTCAGTTCACGGGGACGAAAAAGGTCTTGTAATTCCTGTAGACGTTGCACCAATCCAGATTGTTCTTATCCCTTTATTATTCAAAGGAAAAGAAGAAATTGTAATGGATAAAATTAAAGAATTAAATAAAACCTTAAAATCAGAATTCAGAGTCCATTTAGACGATAGAGACATTAGACCTGGAAGAAAATATAATGACTGGGAATTAAAAGGAGTTCCATTAAGAATCGAACTTGGACCAAGAGATATTGAAAATGGACATGCATTAATTGTCAGAAGGGATACTGGAGAAAAAATAACCGTTGAATATTCAAATATTTTAGAAGAAGTTGAAAAAATAGTTTCAATGTATAAAGATAACTTAAAAATAAAAGCTGAAGAAAAAATTAAAAGCTTTATAACGGTTGTAGACTTTGAAAGCGACGTAAATGCACTTTCAGAAAAAGTTAAAGCTGAACTTTTGGAAAATAAGGGAATAATATTAATTCCATTTGAGGAATCAATCTACAACGAAGAATTCGAAGAATTAATCGATGCATCAGTTTTAGGTCTGACTACTTATGAAGGAAAAGAATATATTTCAGTTGCCAGAACATACTAATAATCAAAAACTTACGCCGAATTTCTTTTATTTTTAAAAACCGGTGAGTATATAAAGCATTTATTATAAATTGATTAATATTAAGTGGTGATAAGATGATATCCAACAGCGAATACCATAAAGAGTATATGAAAGGAACGACCACCGTAGGATTACTTTGTAATGATGGCGTCGTTTTAGCTACTGATAAAAGGGCTACAATGGGCAATCTTATCGCGGATAAAGAAGCGAAAAAGTTATATAAGATTGATGACTACATAGCAATGACTATAGCTGGAAGTGTTGGGGATGCACAGTCACTCATCAGGTTAATTTCTGCTGAGGCAAAAATCTACAAAATGAGAACTGGAAACAATATGACGCCTCTTTCATGCACCACATTAATAAGTAACGTCTTGCATGGTAACAGACATTACCCTCTTTTAACACAATTAATACTCGGTGGATACGATCTGATTAACGGAGCTAAACTGTTTTCACTCGATCCAGTTGGAGGCATTAATGAAGAATCTTCATTTACGGCCACAGGATCAGGTTCACCTACTGCTTACGGAGTACTCGAATCAGAATACAAATCCGATATCGCAATAGAAAAAGGATTATTAATTGCTGTAAAAGCTCTCTCGTCTGCTATGCAAAGAGATGCATACTCTGGAAATGGTATTTCCTTAGCTCATATCAATAAAGATGGAGTAAAATTATACTCAGACGCAGAAATTGAGGGTTTTTTAAAAAAAATCAACAGAAAAAGATAAATTAAAAATATAATATCTCAAATTCTACTATTGAAAAGTATTCTTTTCAAATTTTTTTTATGTTTTAACACAGATTAATCAATTTTATAGGCGTTTCTAGAATTTAAACAGACATATTATTAGGAGGGACTATTTTGTCAGCTGAAGATATATTAAACGAGATAAAGGCGGCGGTTATAAACAAAGCCCCAGGAAATGCGGTTATTACTGACGTCGAATTTGAAGGTTCAGAAGTAGTTATTTATGCAAAAAACCCAGAACTTTTTTCAAACAATCTTATCAAAGAATTTGCAAGGGACTTTAGAAAAAGACTTGCAATTCGACCGGATCCATCTGTTTTAGTCGAACCTGATATCGCGAAAGATAAAATTTTAAAAATAGTTCCAGAGGATGCTGAAATTACAAACTGTATTTTCGATGCAAATACTGGTGAAGTAATAATTGAATCTAAAAAACCAGGACTAGTAATTGGAAAAGAAGGTTCCACCCTTGAAGATATTAAAAAAGCAATTCAGTGGGCCCCAAAACCAGTTAGAACCCCACCGATTCCATCAGATACAATTAAAGCCATTAGAGCTACAATGTATCGAGAAAGAGCAGATGTAAAAGATATTTTAAGAAGAATCGGAAGAAGAATCCATAGAGACGTAAGACTCAGAGATGATTCATGGGTTAGAACTTCGTTTTTAGGGGGAAGTAGGGAAGTTGGAAGAACTTGTCTTTACCACCAGACTCCTGAAAGCAGAATCTTGGTTGACTGTGGAATCAACATTGCAGTTGAAGATGAAAAAGCATTTCCTCATTTTGACGCACCTGAATTTTCAATCGAAGAAATTGATGCAGTTGTAGTAACTCACGCGCACCTTGACCACTGTGGATTTATTCCCGGATTATTTAGATACGGTTATGATGGTCCAGTTTACTGTACCAAACCAACAAGAGATTTGATGACTCTTTTACAGAAAGATTACGTTGACATTACTGAAAAAGAAGGTAAAAATGTTCCATATTCATCAAAAGATATTAAAAACTGTATTAAACACACAATTCCACTTGACTATGGTGTTACTACAGACATTGCGCCTGCAATCAACTTAACAATGCACAATGCAGGACACATTTTAGGTTCAGCAATTGCACACTGCCACGTGGGCGATGGACTTTATAACGTTGCATACACAGGAGACATTAAATTTGAAGCATCAAGATTATTAGAACCTGCAGTATGCCAGTTCCCAAGACTTGAAACATTGATTATCGAATCTACTTACGGAGGATACGACGATGTACTTCCGGAAAGAGACGAAACTGAGAAAGAATTCTTAAGAGTAATTGCTGAAACCATTGCAAGAAAAGGAAAAGCAATAATTCCAGTATTTGGTATCGGAAGAGCTCAGGAATTGATGCTTGTTTTAGAAGAAGGATACAATCAGGGAATATTCAACGCTCCAGTATATCTAGACGGTATGATTTGGGAAGCAACTGCAATACACACTGCTTATCCAGAATACCTCTCGAAAAACATGAGAAACAGAATTTTCCACGAAGGAGACAACCCATTCCTTTCAGAAGTATTTAAAAAAGTTAAAAATACAAACGATAGAAGAAACATCATGGATAGCGATGAACCAGGAATTATTTTAACTACCTCAGGTATGCTCAGCGGTGGACCGAGTGTTGAATATTTCAAAAACCTCGCAGATGATGAGAAAAACTCAATCGTATTTGTAGGTTACCAGTCTGAAGGAACATTGGGTAGAAAAATCCAGAAAGGATTTAAAGAAATCCCATTAATGGGTAAAAACGGAAGAAGTAAGGCTGTTAAAGTGAATCTTTCAGTTCATACATTAGAAGGATTTTCAGGACACAGTGATAGAAAACAGCTCATAAAATACCTTAGAAAATTAAAACCGATCCCAGACCGTATATTAACAGTTCACGGGGAAGTTTCAAAATGTATCGACCTTGCAAGTACCGCATACAAGTTATTTAAAAAAGAAACGAAAGCTCCAATGAATCTCGATTCAATAAGATTGAGATAAGTATTCTTTTTTATTTTTAATTCGAATAATTGATATACCCCTTTTTTCAAAAGTTATATATGGATATATCGGGGTGATACAATGGATTATTTCAAAATATTCGCTATTTTTTTAGTTTTAATTATTCCAGTATCTGCAAGCGATGTCGTGCTTGTAAGCGACACTGTTTCAGACTGTGCAAGCGCAAATATTATTCCAACAATTAACGATTCATACGTTGTTATAAATACATCTTGGGGAGTTTATGACGATGATGTGCTTGAACAGATATCAAACGAAAATCCAAAAAACGTAATTATTGTAGGAGGCACTGTTGCAGTTCCT
Encoded proteins:
- the proS gene encoding proline--tRNA ligase, whose amino-acid sequence is MEFSEWYSDILEKAGIYDLRYPIKGCGVYLPYGFKIRRYSFEILRKLLDETGHDETLFPMLIPENLLAKEGEHIKGFEDEVFWVTHGGKTPLEVKLALRPTSETTMYYMMKQWIKVHTDLPLKLYQVVNTFRYETKHTRPLIRLREIMSFKEAHTAHATKKECDAQIEEALTLYKAFFDEIGVPYVISKRPEWDKFPGADYTMAFDTIYPDGKTMQIGTVHNLGQNFAKTFELEFETPDGEKDFVYQTCYGISDRAIASLISVHGDEKGLVIPVDVAPIQIVLIPLLFKGKEEIVMDKIKELNKTLKSEFRVHLDDRDIRPGRKYNDWELKGVPLRIELGPRDIENGHALIVRRDTGEKITVEYSNILEEVEKIVSMYKDNLKIKAEEKIKSFITVVDFESDVNALSEKVKAELLENKGIILIPFEESIYNEEFEELIDASVLGLTTYEGKEYISVARTY
- the psmB gene encoding archaeal proteasome endopeptidase complex subunit beta, yielding MISNSEYHKEYMKGTTTVGLLCNDGVVLATDKRATMGNLIADKEAKKLYKIDDYIAMTIAGSVGDAQSLIRLISAEAKIYKMRTGNNMTPLSCTTLISNVLHGNRHYPLLTQLILGGYDLINGAKLFSLDPVGGINEESSFTATGSGSPTAYGVLESEYKSDIAIEKGLLIAVKALSSAMQRDAYSGNGISLAHINKDGVKLYSDAEIEGFLKKINRKR
- a CDS encoding beta-CASP ribonuclease aCPSF1, with amino-acid sequence MSAEDILNEIKAAVINKAPGNAVITDVEFEGSEVVIYAKNPELFSNNLIKEFARDFRKRLAIRPDPSVLVEPDIAKDKILKIVPEDAEITNCIFDANTGEVIIESKKPGLVIGKEGSTLEDIKKAIQWAPKPVRTPPIPSDTIKAIRATMYRERADVKDILRRIGRRIHRDVRLRDDSWVRTSFLGGSREVGRTCLYHQTPESRILVDCGINIAVEDEKAFPHFDAPEFSIEEIDAVVVTHAHLDHCGFIPGLFRYGYDGPVYCTKPTRDLMTLLQKDYVDITEKEGKNVPYSSKDIKNCIKHTIPLDYGVTTDIAPAINLTMHNAGHILGSAIAHCHVGDGLYNVAYTGDIKFEASRLLEPAVCQFPRLETLIIESTYGGYDDVLPERDETEKEFLRVIAETIARKGKAIIPVFGIGRAQELMLVLEEGYNQGIFNAPVYLDGMIWEATAIHTAYPEYLSKNMRNRIFHEGDNPFLSEVFKKVKNTNDRRNIMDSDEPGIILTTSGMLSGGPSVEYFKNLADDEKNSIVFVGYQSEGTLGRKIQKGFKEIPLMGKNGRSKAVKVNLSVHTLEGFSGHSDRKQLIKYLRKLKPIPDRILTVHGEVSKCIDLASTAYKLFKKETKAPMNLDSIRLR